The Amphiprion ocellaris isolate individual 3 ecotype Okinawa chromosome 6, ASM2253959v1, whole genome shotgun sequence genome contains a region encoding:
- the sorbs3 gene encoding vinexin isoform X3, translating to MQSQQSAEVVGDPNGSQIAFSGESGVSSSQHILTAPDLNVEVVISPGLPTPPLSPYRSARLPSGEFKVSEVNGGGPGTPSFGSYYGPSQSYGGLSNGVQGSSTLPRSWAPTREERLIKFSGIGPVDETGMPIASRSSVNKPRDWYKSMFRQIHKKPEEPELEDSERWSAERLGLSANTEQSNEADKDLFRLTPYGALPDWSEDVDKLSDPGKQHRQPKSIFDFEPGKSTTSESHSQAYLSAKKQPEKPKSPSIEASLVSELSRFEAELDSDILGLERRLSQKKQQRRGWGEEERGRDPVAAPKTGNTNYSNSSASKQPVRRPVGTSAASAPTYVERLSPAYETMELPSKKEDKKMKAARAKFNFQAQSPKELTLQKGDIVYIHRQVDANWFEGEHHGRAGIFPTTYVEILPPTEKPTPIKSPTLQVLDYGEAVALYNFNADLPVELSFRKGELISITRRVDDKWLEGRISGTSRSGIFPASYVQVNKMPRTKYSTDDYSPGPMSPISPGPQSPGRPLHSPCSRSPLSPFTPPSLSPKPEHSPVMPSSPVPYGSPASQSRSPTQTLAFKETANRLPHSISKTGSPTKQNSPWSGTHSANQNSSPRTVSPSTQSSASVQRAGASTASTPRYPDPSQGAIPNQTASSNPHVNSLPQRQAPNIPGSTVVQRQPYKAVYNYKPQNSDELELREGDIVQVMEKCDDGWFVDPENTWDRF from the exons ATGCAGTCGCAG CAAAGTGCGGAAGTGGTTGGCGACCCGAATGGCTCCCAGATTGCTTTCTCTGGGGAGTCCGGAGTTTCCTCAAGTCAGCACATACTAACTGCTCCAGATCTGAACGTTGAGGTGGTCATCTCTCCTGGactccctactcctcctctgAGCCCTTATCGCTCTGCGAGGCTGCCATCCGGAGAGTTCAAG GTGTCAGAAGTGAATGGAGGAGGTCCAGGGACTCCCAGCTTTGGATCGTACTATGGACCCTCACAGTCGTACG GTGGGCTGTCCAATGGCGTTCAGGGCTCTTCCACTTTACCACGCAGCTGGGCTCCCACCAGGGAGGAGAGGCTGATCAAGTTCTCAGGAATCGGTCCGGTGGATGAGACCGGGATGCCCATCGCCTCCAGATCA AGTGTGAACAAACCCAGAGACTGGTACAAGAGCATGTTCAGACAGATTCACAAAAAGCCAGAGG AACCTGAGCTGGAGGATTCAGAGCGGTGGTCAGCTGAAC GACTCGGGTTATCTGCCAACACAGAGCAAAGTAATGAAGCAGACAAGGATCTCTTCAGACTAACACCTTATGGAGCTCTACCAGACTG GAGCGAGGATGTAGATAAGCTGTCAGACCCAGGAAAGCAGCACCGTCAGCCGAAAAGCATATTCGACTTCGAGCCTGGAAAAAGCACCACCTCAGAAAGCCACAGCCAG GCTTATCTGTCTGCAAAGAAACAACCTGAGAAACCAAAGTCCCCTTCAATCGAG GCCAGTCTGGTATCTGAGCTGAGTCGATTTGAGGCTGAGCTGGACTCGGACATTCTGGGCCTGGAGAGGAGACTTTcccagaagaagcagcagcgtCGAGGCTGGGGTGAG GAGGAAAGAGGCAGGGATCCAGTAGCTGCTCCAAAGACTGGCAACACAAACTACAG CAATTCATCAGCATCAAAGCAGCCTGTCCGTCGCCCTGTTGGCACATCAGCAGCATCTGCTCCCACATATG TAGAACGTCTTTCTCCTGCATATGAAACCATGGAGCTCCCATCTAAAAAAGAGGACAAGAAG atgAAAGCAGCGCGAGCCAAATTTAATTTCCAGGCTCAGTCACCCAA GGAGCTCACGCTGCAGAAAGGCGACATTGTTTACATCCACAGGCAGGTAGATGCCAACTGGTTTGAAGGAGAACATCATGGAAGAGCTGGCATTTTCCCCACAACTTATGTGGAG ATTCTGCCTCCTACAGAGAAGCCAACACCTATAAAGTCCCCCACTCTTCAGGTGTTGGACTACGGGGAAGCTGTGGCTCTCTATAACTTCAATGCTGATCTACCTGTTGAACTTTCTTTTCGTAAA GGTGAGCTGATCAGCATAACCAGACGTGTTGACGATAAGTGGCTGGAAGGCAGGATCTCAGGAACAAGTCGGAGTGGCATCTTCCCGGCCAGTTACGTCCAGGTCAACAAGATGCCCCGCACCAAATACTCCACGGATGACTACTCACCGGGCCCCATGTCCCCCATCTCCCCTGGACCCCAAAGTCCAGGACGTCCACTCCACTCCCCCTGCTCGCGGTCACCGCTGTCCCCTTTCACGCCCCCTTCACTGAGCCCCAAACCTGAGCACTCCCCCGTGATGCCGTCCTCACCTGTACCATACGGCAGCCCGGCTTCACAGTCACGCTCCCCCACCCAGACACTCGCGTTCAAAGAAACGGCTAATCGTTTACCCCACAGCATCTCCAAAACCGGCTCCCCCACCAAACAGAACAGCCCCTGGTCCGGGACGCACTCAGCTAACCAGAACTCCTCACCTAGAACGGTTTCACCTTCCACTCAGTCGTCAGCGTCTGTACAAAGAGCCGGAGCTTCCACAGCGAGCACTCCCAGATACCCTGACCCCTCACAG GGTGCAATACCAAACCAGACTGCTTCGTCTAATCCACATGTCAACTCCCTGCCGCAAAGACAAGCACCAAACATCCCTGGTTCCACAGTGGTGCAACGCCAACC ATATAAAGCTGTGTACAACTACAAGCCACAGAATTCGGACGAGTTGGAGCTCAGAGAAGGAGACATTGTGCAAGTGATGGAGAAATGTGATGATGGCTGGTTTGTAG ATCCGGAAAATACCTGGGACAGGTTTTGA
- the sorbs3 gene encoding vinexin isoform X6 gives MQSQQSAEVVGDPNGSQIAFSGESGVSSSQHILTAPDLNVEVVISPGLPTPPLSPYRSARLPSGEFKVSEVNGGGPGTPSFGSYYGPSQSYGGLSNGVQGSSTLPRSWAPTREERLIKFSGIGPVDETGMPIASRSSVNKPRDWYKSMFRQIHKKPEEPELEDSERWSAERLGLSANTEQSNEADKDLFRLTPYGALPDWSEDVDKLSDPGKQHRQPKSIFDFEPGKSTTSESHSQAYLSAKKQPEKPKSPSIEASLVSELSRFEAELDSDILGLERRLSQKKQQRRGWGEEERGRDPVAAPKTGNTNYSNSSASKQPVRRPVGTSAASAPTYVERLSPAYETMELPSKKEDKKMKAARAKFNFQAQSPKELTLQKGDIVYIHRQVDANWFEGEHHGRAGIFPTTYVEILPPTEKPTPIKSPTLQVLDYGEAVALYNFNADLPVELSFRKGELISITRRVDDKWLEGRISGTSRSGIFPASYVQGAIPNQTASSNPHVNSLPQRQAPNIPGSTVVQRQPYKAVYNYKPQNSDELELREGDIVQVMEKCDDGWFVGTSERTHAFGTFPGNYVAPV, from the exons ATGCAGTCGCAG CAAAGTGCGGAAGTGGTTGGCGACCCGAATGGCTCCCAGATTGCTTTCTCTGGGGAGTCCGGAGTTTCCTCAAGTCAGCACATACTAACTGCTCCAGATCTGAACGTTGAGGTGGTCATCTCTCCTGGactccctactcctcctctgAGCCCTTATCGCTCTGCGAGGCTGCCATCCGGAGAGTTCAAG GTGTCAGAAGTGAATGGAGGAGGTCCAGGGACTCCCAGCTTTGGATCGTACTATGGACCCTCACAGTCGTACG GTGGGCTGTCCAATGGCGTTCAGGGCTCTTCCACTTTACCACGCAGCTGGGCTCCCACCAGGGAGGAGAGGCTGATCAAGTTCTCAGGAATCGGTCCGGTGGATGAGACCGGGATGCCCATCGCCTCCAGATCA AGTGTGAACAAACCCAGAGACTGGTACAAGAGCATGTTCAGACAGATTCACAAAAAGCCAGAGG AACCTGAGCTGGAGGATTCAGAGCGGTGGTCAGCTGAAC GACTCGGGTTATCTGCCAACACAGAGCAAAGTAATGAAGCAGACAAGGATCTCTTCAGACTAACACCTTATGGAGCTCTACCAGACTG GAGCGAGGATGTAGATAAGCTGTCAGACCCAGGAAAGCAGCACCGTCAGCCGAAAAGCATATTCGACTTCGAGCCTGGAAAAAGCACCACCTCAGAAAGCCACAGCCAG GCTTATCTGTCTGCAAAGAAACAACCTGAGAAACCAAAGTCCCCTTCAATCGAG GCCAGTCTGGTATCTGAGCTGAGTCGATTTGAGGCTGAGCTGGACTCGGACATTCTGGGCCTGGAGAGGAGACTTTcccagaagaagcagcagcgtCGAGGCTGGGGTGAG GAGGAAAGAGGCAGGGATCCAGTAGCTGCTCCAAAGACTGGCAACACAAACTACAG CAATTCATCAGCATCAAAGCAGCCTGTCCGTCGCCCTGTTGGCACATCAGCAGCATCTGCTCCCACATATG TAGAACGTCTTTCTCCTGCATATGAAACCATGGAGCTCCCATCTAAAAAAGAGGACAAGAAG atgAAAGCAGCGCGAGCCAAATTTAATTTCCAGGCTCAGTCACCCAA GGAGCTCACGCTGCAGAAAGGCGACATTGTTTACATCCACAGGCAGGTAGATGCCAACTGGTTTGAAGGAGAACATCATGGAAGAGCTGGCATTTTCCCCACAACTTATGTGGAG ATTCTGCCTCCTACAGAGAAGCCAACACCTATAAAGTCCCCCACTCTTCAGGTGTTGGACTACGGGGAAGCTGTGGCTCTCTATAACTTCAATGCTGATCTACCTGTTGAACTTTCTTTTCGTAAA GGTGAGCTGATCAGCATAACCAGACGTGTTGACGATAAGTGGCTGGAAGGCAGGATCTCAGGAACAAGTCGGAGTGGCATCTTCCCGGCCAGTTACGTCCAG GGTGCAATACCAAACCAGACTGCTTCGTCTAATCCACATGTCAACTCCCTGCCGCAAAGACAAGCACCAAACATCCCTGGTTCCACAGTGGTGCAACGCCAACC ATATAAAGCTGTGTACAACTACAAGCCACAGAATTCGGACGAGTTGGAGCTCAGAGAAGGAGACATTGTGCAAGTGATGGAGAAATGTGATGATGGCTGGTTTGTAG GTACGTCAGAACGGACTCATGCTTTTGGGACTTTTCCTGGGAATTACGTGGCACCGGTTTGA
- the sorbs3 gene encoding vinexin isoform X2 has protein sequence MQSQQSAEVVGDPNGSQIAFSGESGVSSSQHILTAPDLNVEVVISPGLPTPPLSPYRSARLPSGEFKVSEVNGGGPGTPSFGSYYGPSQSYGGLSNGVQGSSTLPRSWAPTREERLIKFSGIGPVDETGMPIASRSSVNKPRDWYKSMFRQIHKKPEEPELEDSERWSAERLGLSANTEQSNEADKDLFRLTPYGALPDWSEDVDKLSDPGKQHRQPKSIFDFEPGKSTTSESHSQAYLSAKKQPEKPKSPSIEASLVSELSRFEAELDSDILGLERRLSQKKQQRRGWGEEERGRDPVAAPKTGNTNYSNSSASKQPVRRPVGTSAASAPTYERLSPAYETMELPSKKEDKKMKAARAKFNFQAQSPKELTLQKGDIVYIHRQVDANWFEGEHHGRAGIFPTTYVEILPPTEKPTPIKSPTLQVLDYGEAVALYNFNADLPVELSFRKGELISITRRVDDKWLEGRISGTSRSGIFPASYVQVNKMPRTKYSTDDYSPGPMSPISPGPQSPGRPLHSPCSRSPLSPFTPPSLSPKPEHSPVMPSSPVPYGSPASQSRSPTQTLAFKETANRLPHSISKTGSPTKQNSPWSGTHSANQNSSPRTVSPSTQSSASVQRAGASTASTPRYPDPSQGAIPNQTASSNPHVNSLPQRQAPNIPGSTVVQRQPYKAVYNYKPQNSDELELREGDIVQVMEKCDDGWFVGTSERTHAFGTFPGNYVAPV, from the exons ATGCAGTCGCAG CAAAGTGCGGAAGTGGTTGGCGACCCGAATGGCTCCCAGATTGCTTTCTCTGGGGAGTCCGGAGTTTCCTCAAGTCAGCACATACTAACTGCTCCAGATCTGAACGTTGAGGTGGTCATCTCTCCTGGactccctactcctcctctgAGCCCTTATCGCTCTGCGAGGCTGCCATCCGGAGAGTTCAAG GTGTCAGAAGTGAATGGAGGAGGTCCAGGGACTCCCAGCTTTGGATCGTACTATGGACCCTCACAGTCGTACG GTGGGCTGTCCAATGGCGTTCAGGGCTCTTCCACTTTACCACGCAGCTGGGCTCCCACCAGGGAGGAGAGGCTGATCAAGTTCTCAGGAATCGGTCCGGTGGATGAGACCGGGATGCCCATCGCCTCCAGATCA AGTGTGAACAAACCCAGAGACTGGTACAAGAGCATGTTCAGACAGATTCACAAAAAGCCAGAGG AACCTGAGCTGGAGGATTCAGAGCGGTGGTCAGCTGAAC GACTCGGGTTATCTGCCAACACAGAGCAAAGTAATGAAGCAGACAAGGATCTCTTCAGACTAACACCTTATGGAGCTCTACCAGACTG GAGCGAGGATGTAGATAAGCTGTCAGACCCAGGAAAGCAGCACCGTCAGCCGAAAAGCATATTCGACTTCGAGCCTGGAAAAAGCACCACCTCAGAAAGCCACAGCCAG GCTTATCTGTCTGCAAAGAAACAACCTGAGAAACCAAAGTCCCCTTCAATCGAG GCCAGTCTGGTATCTGAGCTGAGTCGATTTGAGGCTGAGCTGGACTCGGACATTCTGGGCCTGGAGAGGAGACTTTcccagaagaagcagcagcgtCGAGGCTGGGGTGAG GAGGAAAGAGGCAGGGATCCAGTAGCTGCTCCAAAGACTGGCAACACAAACTACAG CAATTCATCAGCATCAAAGCAGCCTGTCCGTCGCCCTGTTGGCACATCAGCAGCATCTGCTCCCACATATG AACGTCTTTCTCCTGCATATGAAACCATGGAGCTCCCATCTAAAAAAGAGGACAAGAAG atgAAAGCAGCGCGAGCCAAATTTAATTTCCAGGCTCAGTCACCCAA GGAGCTCACGCTGCAGAAAGGCGACATTGTTTACATCCACAGGCAGGTAGATGCCAACTGGTTTGAAGGAGAACATCATGGAAGAGCTGGCATTTTCCCCACAACTTATGTGGAG ATTCTGCCTCCTACAGAGAAGCCAACACCTATAAAGTCCCCCACTCTTCAGGTGTTGGACTACGGGGAAGCTGTGGCTCTCTATAACTTCAATGCTGATCTACCTGTTGAACTTTCTTTTCGTAAA GGTGAGCTGATCAGCATAACCAGACGTGTTGACGATAAGTGGCTGGAAGGCAGGATCTCAGGAACAAGTCGGAGTGGCATCTTCCCGGCCAGTTACGTCCAGGTCAACAAGATGCCCCGCACCAAATACTCCACGGATGACTACTCACCGGGCCCCATGTCCCCCATCTCCCCTGGACCCCAAAGTCCAGGACGTCCACTCCACTCCCCCTGCTCGCGGTCACCGCTGTCCCCTTTCACGCCCCCTTCACTGAGCCCCAAACCTGAGCACTCCCCCGTGATGCCGTCCTCACCTGTACCATACGGCAGCCCGGCTTCACAGTCACGCTCCCCCACCCAGACACTCGCGTTCAAAGAAACGGCTAATCGTTTACCCCACAGCATCTCCAAAACCGGCTCCCCCACCAAACAGAACAGCCCCTGGTCCGGGACGCACTCAGCTAACCAGAACTCCTCACCTAGAACGGTTTCACCTTCCACTCAGTCGTCAGCGTCTGTACAAAGAGCCGGAGCTTCCACAGCGAGCACTCCCAGATACCCTGACCCCTCACAG GGTGCAATACCAAACCAGACTGCTTCGTCTAATCCACATGTCAACTCCCTGCCGCAAAGACAAGCACCAAACATCCCTGGTTCCACAGTGGTGCAACGCCAACC ATATAAAGCTGTGTACAACTACAAGCCACAGAATTCGGACGAGTTGGAGCTCAGAGAAGGAGACATTGTGCAAGTGATGGAGAAATGTGATGATGGCTGGTTTGTAG GTACGTCAGAACGGACTCATGCTTTTGGGACTTTTCCTGGGAATTACGTGGCACCGGTTTGA
- the sorbs3 gene encoding vinexin isoform X4, producing MQSQQSAEVVGDPNGSQIAFSGESGVSSSQHILTAPDLNVEVVISPGLPTPPLSPYRSARLPSGEFKVSEVNGGGPGTPSFGSYYGPSQSYGGLSNGVQGSSTLPRSWAPTREERLIKFSGIGPVDETGMPIASRSSVNKPRDWYKSMFRQIHKKPEEPELEDSERWSAERLGLSANTEQSNEADKDLFRLTPYGALPDWSEDVDKLSDPGKQHRQPKSIFDFEPGKSTTSESHSQAYLSAKKQPEKPKSPSIEEERGRDPVAAPKTGNTNYSNSSASKQPVRRPVGTSAASAPTYVERLSPAYETMELPSKKEDKKMKAARAKFNFQAQSPKELTLQKGDIVYIHRQVDANWFEGEHHGRAGIFPTTYVEILPPTEKPTPIKSPTLQVLDYGEAVALYNFNADLPVELSFRKGELISITRRVDDKWLEGRISGTSRSGIFPASYVQVNKMPRTKYSTDDYSPGPMSPISPGPQSPGRPLHSPCSRSPLSPFTPPSLSPKPEHSPVMPSSPVPYGSPASQSRSPTQTLAFKETANRLPHSISKTGSPTKQNSPWSGTHSANQNSSPRTVSPSTQSSASVQRAGASTASTPRYPDPSQGAIPNQTASSNPHVNSLPQRQAPNIPGSTVVQRQPYKAVYNYKPQNSDELELREGDIVQVMEKCDDGWFVGTSERTHAFGTFPGNYVAPV from the exons ATGCAGTCGCAG CAAAGTGCGGAAGTGGTTGGCGACCCGAATGGCTCCCAGATTGCTTTCTCTGGGGAGTCCGGAGTTTCCTCAAGTCAGCACATACTAACTGCTCCAGATCTGAACGTTGAGGTGGTCATCTCTCCTGGactccctactcctcctctgAGCCCTTATCGCTCTGCGAGGCTGCCATCCGGAGAGTTCAAG GTGTCAGAAGTGAATGGAGGAGGTCCAGGGACTCCCAGCTTTGGATCGTACTATGGACCCTCACAGTCGTACG GTGGGCTGTCCAATGGCGTTCAGGGCTCTTCCACTTTACCACGCAGCTGGGCTCCCACCAGGGAGGAGAGGCTGATCAAGTTCTCAGGAATCGGTCCGGTGGATGAGACCGGGATGCCCATCGCCTCCAGATCA AGTGTGAACAAACCCAGAGACTGGTACAAGAGCATGTTCAGACAGATTCACAAAAAGCCAGAGG AACCTGAGCTGGAGGATTCAGAGCGGTGGTCAGCTGAAC GACTCGGGTTATCTGCCAACACAGAGCAAAGTAATGAAGCAGACAAGGATCTCTTCAGACTAACACCTTATGGAGCTCTACCAGACTG GAGCGAGGATGTAGATAAGCTGTCAGACCCAGGAAAGCAGCACCGTCAGCCGAAAAGCATATTCGACTTCGAGCCTGGAAAAAGCACCACCTCAGAAAGCCACAGCCAG GCTTATCTGTCTGCAAAGAAACAACCTGAGAAACCAAAGTCCCCTTCAATCGAG GAGGAAAGAGGCAGGGATCCAGTAGCTGCTCCAAAGACTGGCAACACAAACTACAG CAATTCATCAGCATCAAAGCAGCCTGTCCGTCGCCCTGTTGGCACATCAGCAGCATCTGCTCCCACATATG TAGAACGTCTTTCTCCTGCATATGAAACCATGGAGCTCCCATCTAAAAAAGAGGACAAGAAG atgAAAGCAGCGCGAGCCAAATTTAATTTCCAGGCTCAGTCACCCAA GGAGCTCACGCTGCAGAAAGGCGACATTGTTTACATCCACAGGCAGGTAGATGCCAACTGGTTTGAAGGAGAACATCATGGAAGAGCTGGCATTTTCCCCACAACTTATGTGGAG ATTCTGCCTCCTACAGAGAAGCCAACACCTATAAAGTCCCCCACTCTTCAGGTGTTGGACTACGGGGAAGCTGTGGCTCTCTATAACTTCAATGCTGATCTACCTGTTGAACTTTCTTTTCGTAAA GGTGAGCTGATCAGCATAACCAGACGTGTTGACGATAAGTGGCTGGAAGGCAGGATCTCAGGAACAAGTCGGAGTGGCATCTTCCCGGCCAGTTACGTCCAGGTCAACAAGATGCCCCGCACCAAATACTCCACGGATGACTACTCACCGGGCCCCATGTCCCCCATCTCCCCTGGACCCCAAAGTCCAGGACGTCCACTCCACTCCCCCTGCTCGCGGTCACCGCTGTCCCCTTTCACGCCCCCTTCACTGAGCCCCAAACCTGAGCACTCCCCCGTGATGCCGTCCTCACCTGTACCATACGGCAGCCCGGCTTCACAGTCACGCTCCCCCACCCAGACACTCGCGTTCAAAGAAACGGCTAATCGTTTACCCCACAGCATCTCCAAAACCGGCTCCCCCACCAAACAGAACAGCCCCTGGTCCGGGACGCACTCAGCTAACCAGAACTCCTCACCTAGAACGGTTTCACCTTCCACTCAGTCGTCAGCGTCTGTACAAAGAGCCGGAGCTTCCACAGCGAGCACTCCCAGATACCCTGACCCCTCACAG GGTGCAATACCAAACCAGACTGCTTCGTCTAATCCACATGTCAACTCCCTGCCGCAAAGACAAGCACCAAACATCCCTGGTTCCACAGTGGTGCAACGCCAACC ATATAAAGCTGTGTACAACTACAAGCCACAGAATTCGGACGAGTTGGAGCTCAGAGAAGGAGACATTGTGCAAGTGATGGAGAAATGTGATGATGGCTGGTTTGTAG GTACGTCAGAACGGACTCATGCTTTTGGGACTTTTCCTGGGAATTACGTGGCACCGGTTTGA
- the sorbs3 gene encoding vinexin isoform X1: MQSQQSAEVVGDPNGSQIAFSGESGVSSSQHILTAPDLNVEVVISPGLPTPPLSPYRSARLPSGEFKVSEVNGGGPGTPSFGSYYGPSQSYGGLSNGVQGSSTLPRSWAPTREERLIKFSGIGPVDETGMPIASRSSVNKPRDWYKSMFRQIHKKPEEPELEDSERWSAERLGLSANTEQSNEADKDLFRLTPYGALPDWSEDVDKLSDPGKQHRQPKSIFDFEPGKSTTSESHSQAYLSAKKQPEKPKSPSIEASLVSELSRFEAELDSDILGLERRLSQKKQQRRGWGEEERGRDPVAAPKTGNTNYSNSSASKQPVRRPVGTSAASAPTYVERLSPAYETMELPSKKEDKKMKAARAKFNFQAQSPKELTLQKGDIVYIHRQVDANWFEGEHHGRAGIFPTTYVEILPPTEKPTPIKSPTLQVLDYGEAVALYNFNADLPVELSFRKGELISITRRVDDKWLEGRISGTSRSGIFPASYVQVNKMPRTKYSTDDYSPGPMSPISPGPQSPGRPLHSPCSRSPLSPFTPPSLSPKPEHSPVMPSSPVPYGSPASQSRSPTQTLAFKETANRLPHSISKTGSPTKQNSPWSGTHSANQNSSPRTVSPSTQSSASVQRAGASTASTPRYPDPSQGAIPNQTASSNPHVNSLPQRQAPNIPGSTVVQRQPYKAVYNYKPQNSDELELREGDIVQVMEKCDDGWFVGTSERTHAFGTFPGNYVAPV; encoded by the exons ATGCAGTCGCAG CAAAGTGCGGAAGTGGTTGGCGACCCGAATGGCTCCCAGATTGCTTTCTCTGGGGAGTCCGGAGTTTCCTCAAGTCAGCACATACTAACTGCTCCAGATCTGAACGTTGAGGTGGTCATCTCTCCTGGactccctactcctcctctgAGCCCTTATCGCTCTGCGAGGCTGCCATCCGGAGAGTTCAAG GTGTCAGAAGTGAATGGAGGAGGTCCAGGGACTCCCAGCTTTGGATCGTACTATGGACCCTCACAGTCGTACG GTGGGCTGTCCAATGGCGTTCAGGGCTCTTCCACTTTACCACGCAGCTGGGCTCCCACCAGGGAGGAGAGGCTGATCAAGTTCTCAGGAATCGGTCCGGTGGATGAGACCGGGATGCCCATCGCCTCCAGATCA AGTGTGAACAAACCCAGAGACTGGTACAAGAGCATGTTCAGACAGATTCACAAAAAGCCAGAGG AACCTGAGCTGGAGGATTCAGAGCGGTGGTCAGCTGAAC GACTCGGGTTATCTGCCAACACAGAGCAAAGTAATGAAGCAGACAAGGATCTCTTCAGACTAACACCTTATGGAGCTCTACCAGACTG GAGCGAGGATGTAGATAAGCTGTCAGACCCAGGAAAGCAGCACCGTCAGCCGAAAAGCATATTCGACTTCGAGCCTGGAAAAAGCACCACCTCAGAAAGCCACAGCCAG GCTTATCTGTCTGCAAAGAAACAACCTGAGAAACCAAAGTCCCCTTCAATCGAG GCCAGTCTGGTATCTGAGCTGAGTCGATTTGAGGCTGAGCTGGACTCGGACATTCTGGGCCTGGAGAGGAGACTTTcccagaagaagcagcagcgtCGAGGCTGGGGTGAG GAGGAAAGAGGCAGGGATCCAGTAGCTGCTCCAAAGACTGGCAACACAAACTACAG CAATTCATCAGCATCAAAGCAGCCTGTCCGTCGCCCTGTTGGCACATCAGCAGCATCTGCTCCCACATATG TAGAACGTCTTTCTCCTGCATATGAAACCATGGAGCTCCCATCTAAAAAAGAGGACAAGAAG atgAAAGCAGCGCGAGCCAAATTTAATTTCCAGGCTCAGTCACCCAA GGAGCTCACGCTGCAGAAAGGCGACATTGTTTACATCCACAGGCAGGTAGATGCCAACTGGTTTGAAGGAGAACATCATGGAAGAGCTGGCATTTTCCCCACAACTTATGTGGAG ATTCTGCCTCCTACAGAGAAGCCAACACCTATAAAGTCCCCCACTCTTCAGGTGTTGGACTACGGGGAAGCTGTGGCTCTCTATAACTTCAATGCTGATCTACCTGTTGAACTTTCTTTTCGTAAA GGTGAGCTGATCAGCATAACCAGACGTGTTGACGATAAGTGGCTGGAAGGCAGGATCTCAGGAACAAGTCGGAGTGGCATCTTCCCGGCCAGTTACGTCCAGGTCAACAAGATGCCCCGCACCAAATACTCCACGGATGACTACTCACCGGGCCCCATGTCCCCCATCTCCCCTGGACCCCAAAGTCCAGGACGTCCACTCCACTCCCCCTGCTCGCGGTCACCGCTGTCCCCTTTCACGCCCCCTTCACTGAGCCCCAAACCTGAGCACTCCCCCGTGATGCCGTCCTCACCTGTACCATACGGCAGCCCGGCTTCACAGTCACGCTCCCCCACCCAGACACTCGCGTTCAAAGAAACGGCTAATCGTTTACCCCACAGCATCTCCAAAACCGGCTCCCCCACCAAACAGAACAGCCCCTGGTCCGGGACGCACTCAGCTAACCAGAACTCCTCACCTAGAACGGTTTCACCTTCCACTCAGTCGTCAGCGTCTGTACAAAGAGCCGGAGCTTCCACAGCGAGCACTCCCAGATACCCTGACCCCTCACAG GGTGCAATACCAAACCAGACTGCTTCGTCTAATCCACATGTCAACTCCCTGCCGCAAAGACAAGCACCAAACATCCCTGGTTCCACAGTGGTGCAACGCCAACC ATATAAAGCTGTGTACAACTACAAGCCACAGAATTCGGACGAGTTGGAGCTCAGAGAAGGAGACATTGTGCAAGTGATGGAGAAATGTGATGATGGCTGGTTTGTAG GTACGTCAGAACGGACTCATGCTTTTGGGACTTTTCCTGGGAATTACGTGGCACCGGTTTGA